In Nostoc sp. UHCC 0926, a single genomic region encodes these proteins:
- a CDS encoding MFS transporter codes for MSSKEHAVTTGSNSLTQRSTVLTLAIACGLAVANVYYNQPLLADMGRSLNISVQQVGFIPTLTQTGYAVGLLLLVPLGDMMERRWLIVTMLVLLACALVVEATVPNLVWLSVSSFVVGFCSIVAHLVIPLVAHLTHPSERGKAIGTLLSGMILSVLLARSVSGIIGEYLGWRAVYGISAGVMLVLALVIQGRIPQSKPSSPLSYQQLMQSLVQLVREQPVLREAALNVALVFAAFNATWVTLVFLLESPAYNYDSRVAGLFGLVGLIGVFTTPIVGRVADKRGPRILVGIAVVLSLSAFVILWIAGGTHLMGLILGMLILDLGMHTGYVSNQIRVYNLVPNAESRLNTVYMVTNYTGGALGSFLGTYTWGLWQWNGVCALGFFLLAVAFIAHFSVRNRKSPAV; via the coding sequence ATGAGTTCTAAAGAGCACGCTGTTACCACTGGTAGCAATTCGCTGACGCAGCGAAGTACCGTTTTAACTTTAGCGATCGCTTGTGGTTTAGCAGTGGCTAATGTCTACTATAATCAGCCACTACTGGCTGATATGGGACGTAGCTTGAATATCTCTGTCCAGCAGGTGGGATTTATTCCCACTCTCACCCAAACTGGCTATGCAGTGGGGCTACTGTTATTAGTTCCTTTGGGCGACATGATGGAACGCCGCTGGTTAATTGTCACTATGCTAGTTTTGCTGGCCTGTGCCTTGGTGGTGGAGGCTACAGTTCCCAATCTCGTTTGGTTATCTGTGTCGAGTTTCGTAGTTGGTTTCTGTAGCATAGTGGCACATCTAGTTATTCCACTCGTCGCCCATCTGACACACCCCTCAGAGCGAGGTAAAGCGATCGGAACGCTACTCAGTGGTATGATCCTCAGCGTCCTCCTTGCCCGTTCAGTCAGTGGGATAATTGGGGAATATCTCGGTTGGCGAGCCGTATATGGCATCTCGGCAGGTGTGATGCTTGTCTTAGCTTTGGTCATCCAAGGGCGGATACCTCAGAGTAAGCCTTCGTCTCCACTGTCGTATCAGCAACTGATGCAGAGTCTTGTACAACTCGTTCGTGAGCAGCCTGTATTACGTGAAGCGGCGCTGAACGTTGCACTAGTATTTGCAGCCTTTAATGCTACGTGGGTGACTCTAGTTTTTCTGCTAGAATCTCCCGCGTATAATTACGACAGTCGAGTTGCAGGTCTATTTGGCTTAGTTGGCTTAATTGGCGTCTTTACCACCCCCATTGTTGGACGGGTAGCAGATAAGCGAGGCCCCAGAATTTTAGTTGGAATAGCTGTTGTTCTTTCTCTATCAGCTTTTGTCATCCTTTGGATAGCTGGTGGAACTCATTTGATGGGTCTTATATTAGGGATGCTTATTCTTGACTTGGGAATGCACACTGGTTACGTTTCAAACCAAATCCGCGTCTACAACTTAGTTCCAAATGCTGAGAGCCGTTTGAATACGGTGTACATGGTCACTAACTACACTGGCGGCGCACTCGGCTCTTTTCTCGGTACTTATACCTGGGGATTGTGGCAATGGAACGGCGTTTGTGCCTTGGGATTCTTTTTGTTGGCTGTGGCGTTTATCGCTCATTTCAGTGTACGTAACAGAAAATCTCCAGCTGTTTAA
- a CDS encoding MetQ/NlpA family ABC transporter substrate-binding protein, which produces MNIQHQKINRRFFLIALRDKVIDANFFQHRPFMNNAVKELEINLVPLNLVSLSTLGFSSKSLKVNEVPQNATVTIANDVINNDRGLRLLASNGLIKLKENTKEFVTQRDIAENPKNLRIKEVEGVQVVRAINDVDFIVSSAQIVALAGITPQFMGQETAKDKKYALAFVTLQGRENEPKIHKLNKLLNDPQVRDFINKQYQGRIVPVF; this is translated from the coding sequence ATGAATATACAACATCAAAAAATTAACCGCCGATTTTTCCTCATAGCTTTAAGAGACAAAGTAATCGATGCCAATTTTTTTCAACATCGACCTTTCATGAATAATGCTGTCAAGGAACTCGAAATCAATTTAGTCCCATTAAATCTAGTTTCTTTAAGCACACTCGGTTTTTCCTCAAAAAGCCTCAAAGTGAATGAGGTTCCTCAAAATGCCACTGTCACAATTGCCAATGATGTAATAAATAATGACCGAGGACTGAGGTTACTGGCAAGTAATGGCTTAATAAAACTTAAGGAAAATACCAAAGAATTTGTAACTCAAAGAGATATAGCCGAGAATCCTAAAAACTTGCGAATCAAGGAAGTAGAAGGAGTCCAAGTAGTTCGAGCTATTAATGATGTAGACTTCATTGTTTCCTCGGCTCAAATTGTTGCTCTAGCAGGAATAACACCGCAATTTATGGGACAGGAGACAGCTAAAGATAAAAAGTATGCCCTGGCATTTGTCACATTACAGGGTCGAGAAAATGAGCCAAAAATTCATAAGCTAAACAAACTTCTTAACGATCCACAAGTTAGAGATTTTATTAACAAGCAGTATCAGGGGCGAATAGTACCTGTATTTTAA
- a CDS encoding NIL domain-containing protein, with translation MALIKAIARLGVVLATIAFAGEQASQPIFTTLAGRFDVDIKILSGSVETVGDRRISQFHIELEAAK, from the coding sequence ATGGCATTAATAAAAGCTATAGCACGTCTTGGCGTAGTGCTAGCAACGATCGCCTTTGCCGGAGAACAAGCAAGTCAGCCGATTTTCACCACTTTAGCAGGTCGTTTTGATGTTGATATTAAGATCCTCAGCGGTAGCGTCGAAACCGTAGGCGATCGCCGCATTAGTCAGTTTCACATCGAACTAGAGGCAGCAAAGTGA
- a CDS encoding DUF72 domain-containing protein produces the protein MNFFIGCAVWAYKGWVGELYPQGTRTADFLHLYSRRFTTVEGNTTFYAMPNQETVTRWAAETPTGFEFCLKLPRDITHQGLLQPYIPAALKFLEGMRPLEKRLGPMFAQLPPSYAPALLDDLTNFLEAWPRTEAPLALEVRHRDWFREPHASNLTVLLEKLGVGRVLLDSRPIYTGDDDPQLQSERRKPKLPLQLSVTAPFTLIRFISHPNLSVNQPFMEEWVRQIQQWLQTGVRIYFFVHCPIEARSPSIARHFQQLLEQSDTPVPPLPWNNLEHPPNQLSLWS, from the coding sequence GTGAACTTTTTTATCGGTTGTGCTGTTTGGGCATATAAAGGTTGGGTGGGCGAACTCTATCCCCAAGGCACTCGCACTGCCGATTTTCTCCATCTCTACAGTCGTCGCTTCACGACTGTAGAAGGTAACACCACCTTTTATGCGATGCCTAACCAAGAAACTGTAACCCGTTGGGCTGCCGAAACACCAACAGGTTTTGAATTTTGTCTGAAATTACCGCGAGATATTACCCATCAAGGGTTGCTACAACCTTATATTCCGGCTGCTTTAAAATTTCTGGAAGGAATGCGCCCTTTAGAGAAGCGTCTTGGCCCAATGTTTGCCCAGTTACCACCCAGTTATGCACCTGCATTGCTTGACGATTTGACCAACTTTCTGGAAGCTTGGCCGCGTACAGAAGCACCCCTAGCGCTGGAAGTTCGGCATCGCGACTGGTTTAGGGAACCCCATGCTAGTAATTTAACAGTGCTTTTAGAAAAGCTAGGTGTGGGACGGGTACTCTTAGACTCACGCCCCATCTACACTGGAGATGATGACCCCCAGTTACAATCGGAACGGCGTAAACCTAAATTACCCTTGCAATTGAGTGTGACAGCACCTTTTACTCTGATTCGGTTTATTTCTCATCCAAATTTATCAGTGAATCAGCCGTTTATGGAAGAGTGGGTAAGGCAGATTCAGCAATGGTTGCAGACGGGAGTGCGAATTTATTTCTTTGTCCATTGTCCAATAGAAGCGCGATCGCCTAGCATAGCCCGTCACTTCCAACAGCTATTAGAACAGAGTGATACACCAGTTCCACCCCTACCTTGGAATAATCTTGAGCATCCCCCCAATCAGCTGAGTTTATGGTCTTGA
- the nifH gene encoding nitrogenase iron protein, translated as MTEEKIRQIAFYGKGGIGKSTTSQNTLAAMAEVGKRILIVGCDPKADSTRLMLHSKAQTTVLHLAAERGAVEDIELHEVMLKGFRDVLCVESGGPEPGVGCAGRGIITAINFLEENGAYQNLDFISYDVLGDVVCGGFAMPIREGKAQEIYIVTSGEMMAMYAANNIARGVLKYAHTGGVRLGGLICNSRNTDREIDLIETLAKRLNTQMIHYVPRDNIVQHAELRRMTVNEYAPDSNQANEYRTLGTKIINNKNLTVPTPIEMEELEELLIEFGILESDENAAMLVGKTATEAPV; from the coding sequence ATGACTGAAGAAAAGATTAGACAAATAGCTTTCTATGGTAAAGGCGGTATTGGTAAATCTACCACCTCTCAAAATACCCTAGCAGCAATGGCTGAAGTGGGTAAACGCATTCTTATTGTCGGTTGCGACCCTAAAGCTGACTCTACCCGTTTGATGCTACATAGCAAGGCTCAAACAACCGTTCTTCACCTCGCTGCTGAACGTGGTGCAGTAGAAGATATAGAACTCCATGAAGTGATGCTCAAGGGTTTCCGTGACGTTCTTTGCGTAGAGTCTGGTGGTCCAGAACCCGGTGTAGGTTGTGCAGGTCGTGGTATCATCACCGCCATCAACTTCTTGGAAGAAAACGGTGCTTACCAAAACCTAGACTTTATTTCTTACGACGTATTAGGTGACGTTGTGTGCGGTGGTTTTGCTATGCCTATTCGTGAAGGTAAAGCACAAGAAATCTACATCGTTACCTCTGGTGAAATGATGGCGATGTATGCAGCCAATAACATCGCTCGTGGTGTTCTCAAATATGCTCACACTGGTGGCGTGCGTTTGGGTGGTTTGATTTGTAATAGCCGTAATACTGACCGGGAAATCGACCTAATCGAAACCCTGGCAAAACGGTTGAACACCCAAATGATTCACTACGTACCTCGTGACAACATTGTGCAACACGCAGAATTGCGCCGCATGACTGTTAACGAGTATGCACCTGACAGCAACCAAGCTAATGAATATCGGACATTAGGTACAAAGATCATCAACAACAAGAATCTGACTGTCCCCACACCTATCGAGATGGAAGAACTAGAAGAATTGTTGATTGAATTCGGTATTCTCGAAAGCGACGAAAATGCTGCAATGTTGGTTGGCAAGACTGCTACTGAAGCACCTGTATAA